One genomic region from Nocardia vinacea encodes:
- a CDS encoding substrate-binding domain-containing protein, producing the protein MAPLVLIGALAAAACGRGGQDGSDGDFKIAIVTRNFTNPYWAALRDGALAEGQKLGVKVTVQAGQSETDADGENAQISTLAAQGYDCFGVVPVNATNVITPLTPVARKNIPILDLDTQIDAKASEQAGVSYASFIGSDNLDAGRIAGQKMLEALGGTGKVVILQGIAGEQNGINRDQGFTDAVTGKLEILQKAPADYEQDKGLQVTEAILKAHPDITGIFAANDTMGLGAAQAIKNAGRTGQIKVISVDGIQAALDAVKAGTLTGTVTQYPYAEGQLAVQSCLAQHQGKKLPERVVSPIAFIGKDNVDQQIAAFPRPIVAFDNPVEGLLNK; encoded by the coding sequence ATGGCGCCGCTTGTCCTCATCGGCGCGCTTGCCGCCGCTGCCTGCGGTCGCGGTGGACAAGACGGGAGCGACGGCGATTTCAAGATCGCGATCGTCACCCGGAACTTCACCAACCCCTACTGGGCGGCATTGCGCGACGGCGCCCTCGCGGAGGGCCAGAAGCTCGGCGTGAAGGTCACCGTGCAGGCCGGACAATCCGAGACCGATGCCGATGGCGAGAACGCCCAGATCTCCACCCTGGCCGCGCAGGGCTACGACTGCTTCGGCGTGGTGCCGGTCAATGCCACGAATGTCATCACCCCGCTGACGCCGGTGGCGCGCAAGAACATTCCGATCCTCGATCTCGACACCCAGATCGACGCGAAGGCCTCCGAGCAGGCCGGGGTGTCGTATGCGAGCTTCATCGGTTCGGACAATCTCGATGCGGGCCGGATCGCCGGGCAGAAGATGCTCGAGGCGCTCGGCGGCACCGGCAAGGTGGTCATCCTGCAGGGCATCGCGGGCGAGCAGAACGGCATCAACCGTGATCAGGGCTTCACCGATGCGGTCACGGGCAAGCTCGAGATCCTCCAGAAGGCGCCCGCCGACTACGAACAGGACAAGGGCCTGCAGGTCACCGAGGCGATCCTGAAGGCGCATCCGGATATCACCGGCATCTTCGCCGCCAACGACACCATGGGCCTCGGCGCCGCACAGGCGATCAAGAACGCGGGCCGGACCGGCCAGATCAAGGTGATCTCCGTCGACGGCATCCAGGCCGCCCTCGATGCCGTCAAGGCGGGCACCCTGACCGGCACGGTGACCCAATACCCGTATGCCGAAGGACAACTCGCGGTGCAGAGCTGCCTGGCCCAGCACCAGGGCAAGAAGCTGCCCGAGCGCGTGGTATCCCCCATCGCCTTCATCGGCAAGGACAATGTCGACCAGCAGATCGCGGCGTTCCCGCGTCCGATCGTCGCCTTCGATAACCCCGTGGAAGGGCTGTTGAACAAGTGA
- a CDS encoding LacI family DNA-binding transcriptional regulator, translating into MVVTRADVARLAGTSPALVSYVLNGGPRQVAPATKARIEAAIAELGYRPNMSARSLRMNRGHALGMVIPDGANPFFAELSAVIEAAAFARGYPLFVGNAAGDEERERAYVRTFIDRRVEGLLAISSSWETGIADACEEAGMVLVALDRVIDPARCAHVMCDSVAGAEQAVAHLIGHGHREIACLSGPHVSTAEDRVQGYRNALAAAGLAEGRIVRTDFGGAAGYRALTDLMADSRRPTAIFVTSDLQAMGMLRAAYDAGLRVPDDLAVVAFDGIEYSRYTRPGLTTMVQPTRLMGETAIDLLLQQLDDHTPRPGVVNLEAVLHTRGSCGCPDEF; encoded by the coding sequence ATGGTAGTCACACGAGCCGACGTGGCGCGGCTGGCCGGCACGTCACCGGCGCTGGTGAGCTATGTGCTCAATGGCGGACCGCGGCAGGTCGCGCCCGCGACCAAGGCCCGCATCGAGGCCGCCATCGCCGAACTCGGCTACCGGCCCAATATGTCCGCGCGCAGCCTGCGCATGAACCGCGGACATGCACTCGGCATGGTGATTCCGGACGGTGCGAACCCGTTCTTCGCCGAACTCTCGGCGGTGATCGAGGCGGCCGCCTTCGCGCGGGGGTACCCGCTGTTCGTCGGCAATGCCGCCGGTGACGAAGAACGCGAACGCGCCTATGTGCGCACCTTCATCGACCGCAGAGTCGAAGGGCTGCTTGCAATTTCGTCGTCCTGGGAGACCGGCATCGCCGACGCCTGCGAGGAGGCGGGCATGGTGCTGGTGGCACTGGACCGCGTCATCGATCCGGCACGTTGCGCGCACGTCATGTGTGATTCGGTCGCGGGCGCGGAACAGGCCGTCGCCCATCTCATCGGACACGGTCACCGCGAAATCGCCTGCCTGAGCGGCCCGCACGTGTCCACCGCCGAGGACCGTGTCCAGGGCTACCGAAATGCGCTGGCGGCCGCCGGACTTGCCGAAGGACGCATCGTGCGAACGGATTTCGGCGGGGCCGCGGGCTACCGCGCACTGACCGACCTGATGGCCGACTCACGCCGCCCCACAGCGATTTTCGTAACCAGCGATTTGCAGGCGATGGGTATGCTCCGCGCCGCCTACGACGCCGGACTGCGCGTACCCGACGACCTCGCGGTGGTCGCCTTCGACGGAATCGAATACTCCCGCTACACCCGCCCCGGTCTGACCACCATGGTCCAGCCCACCCGTCTCATGGGCGAGACCGCCATCGACCTGCTGCTACAACAACTCGACGACCACACGCCCCGCCCCGGAGTGGTGAATCTCGAAGCGGTACTGCACACCAGAGGTTCGTGCGGCTGTCCCGACGAGTTCTGA
- a CDS encoding 4-carboxy-4-hydroxy-2-oxoadipate aldolase/oxaloacetate decarboxylase — protein MVHVTTKIDRADRALIDELGTFSAATIHEAQGRKGALDSDIKPIDRDMSFCGSAFTVVCHPRDNIMLQVAISYAQPGDVLVVASGDQPAGQFGDVLANACAARGISALVTDGGVRDTREIRELGFPVFAKHVCIEGTVKETLGPINQPLVFGGQVIYPGDIVKGDCDGVVVIRREEIRSAISASRERDSAEATYIERYKTGETPIQVSNLAAILEAKGLTVDQ, from the coding sequence ATGGTTCACGTCACCACCAAGATCGATCGCGCCGACCGCGCACTCATCGACGAACTCGGCACCTTCTCGGCGGCCACCATCCACGAGGCCCAGGGCCGCAAGGGCGCACTCGACTCGGACATCAAACCCATCGACCGCGACATGTCCTTCTGCGGATCCGCATTCACCGTCGTCTGCCACCCCCGCGACAACATCATGCTGCAGGTCGCGATCAGCTACGCCCAACCCGGCGACGTGCTCGTCGTAGCATCCGGCGACCAGCCCGCCGGGCAATTCGGCGACGTCCTCGCCAATGCGTGTGCCGCCCGTGGCATTTCCGCCCTCGTCACCGACGGCGGCGTACGCGATACCCGAGAAATCCGCGAACTCGGATTCCCGGTCTTCGCCAAGCATGTCTGCATCGAGGGCACCGTCAAGGAAACCCTCGGCCCCATCAATCAGCCCCTCGTCTTCGGCGGCCAAGTCATCTATCCGGGCGATATCGTCAAGGGCGACTGCGACGGCGTCGTCGTCATCCGACGCGAAGAAATCCGATCCGCGATCTCCGCCTCCCGCGAGCGCGACTCCGCAGAGGCCACCTACATCGAACGCTACAAAACCGGTGAGACCCCCATCCAGGTCTCGAACCTGGCCGCGATCCTGGAGGCCAAAGGCCTCACCGTCGACCAGTAG